The nucleotide sequence CTGCTCCCGCTCGTGGAGATAGCGCCGGAAGCGGCGGCTGATCACCTCGTGCATGGACCGGACGTCGTCCTGGCCCTCGAAGGTCTTGATCTGGAACCGGCGGTACTCGCTCTTGCGGGCCAGGCCGTCCTCGAAGACCACCATGGAAGCGACCACGTCGTCCCCCTGGAGGTGCGAGATGTCGAAGCACTCGATCCGCAGCGGCGCGCTGTCCAGGTCGAGGGCCTCGGCGATCTCCTCAAGGGCGCGCGAGCGGGTGGTCAGATCGCTGGCGCGCTTCGTCTTGTGCAGCACGAGCGCCTGCTGGGCGTTGCGCGCGACCGTCGCCATCAGGTCCTTCTTGTCGCCACGCTGCGGGATCCGCAGGGACACCTGGGCACCGCGCCGCTCGCTCAGCCACTCCGTGACGGCCTCGGCCTCCTCGGGGAGGGCGGGGACCAGCACCTCCTTGGGCACCGAGTCGCCGCGCTCCTCGCCGTACAGCTGCTGGAGCGCGTGCTCGACGAGGCCCGCCGTCTCGACCGCCTCGACCTTGTCGGTGACCCAGCCGCGCTGGCCGCGCACCCGGCCGCCCCTGACGTGGAAGATCTGGACGGCCGCCTCCAGCTCGTCCTCGGCGACGGCGATCAGATCGGCGTCCGTGGCGTCGGCGAGCACCACGGCACTCTTCTCCATCGCCCGGCGCAGCGCCCCTATGTCGTCGCGGAGCCGGCCCGCCCGCTCGTACTCCATGTCCTCGGCCGCCGCCGTCATCTGCTTCTCCAGGCGGCGGATGTAGGCGCCGGTCCGGCCGGCCATGAAGTCGCAGAACTCCTCGGCCAGTTCGCGGTGCTCCTCGGGGGTCACCCGGCCCACGCAGGGCGCCGAGCACTTGCCGATGTAGCCGAGCAGACACGGCCTGCCCGTACGCGCCGCGTTCTTGAACACCCCCGCGGAGCAGGTGCGCACGGGAAAGACGCGGAGCATCAGGTCGACCGTCTCGCGGATGGCCCACGCATGGCCGTACGGGCCGAAGTAGCGCACGCCCTTCTTCTTGGCGCCGCGCATCACCTGGACCCGGGGGAACTCCTCGTTGAGGGTCACGGCGAGATACGGATAGCTCTTGTCGTCGCGGTACTTGACGTTGAAGCGCGGGTCGAACTCCTTGATCCAGCTGTACTCCAGCTGCAGCGCCTCGACCTCGGTCGACACGACCGTCCACTCCACGGACGCGGCGGTCGTGACCATCGTGCGCGTACGGGGATGGAGATTCGTCAGATCCTGGAAGTAGCTGGACAGCCGGGGCCGCAGGCTCTTCGCCTTGCCGACGTAGATCACCCGGCGGTGTTCGTCGCGGAATTTGTAGACCCCCGGCGAGTCGGGGATCTGTCCCGGCTTGGGGCGGTAGCTGGAGGGGTCGGCCATGACATCCACCCTACTTGCGGG is from Streptomyces sp. NBC_00370 and encodes:
- the uvrC gene encoding excinuclease ABC subunit UvrC, with amino-acid sequence MADPSSYRPKPGQIPDSPGVYKFRDEHRRVIYVGKAKSLRPRLSSYFQDLTNLHPRTRTMVTTAASVEWTVVSTEVEALQLEYSWIKEFDPRFNVKYRDDKSYPYLAVTLNEEFPRVQVMRGAKKKGVRYFGPYGHAWAIRETVDLMLRVFPVRTCSAGVFKNAARTGRPCLLGYIGKCSAPCVGRVTPEEHRELAEEFCDFMAGRTGAYIRRLEKQMTAAAEDMEYERAGRLRDDIGALRRAMEKSAVVLADATDADLIAVAEDELEAAVQIFHVRGGRVRGQRGWVTDKVEAVETAGLVEHALQQLYGEERGDSVPKEVLVPALPEEAEAVTEWLSERRGAQVSLRIPQRGDKKDLMATVARNAQQALVLHKTKRASDLTTRSRALEEIAEALDLDSAPLRIECFDISHLQGDDVVASMVVFEDGLARKSEYRRFQIKTFEGQDDVRSMHEVISRRFRRYLHEREQTGEWPEQQPAPEGAEGESAPETVSEGGGVPASPLVEDDGRPKRFAYPPQLLVVDGGQPQVAAAKRALDELGIDDVAVCGLAKRLEEVWLPDDTDPVVLPRSSEGLYLLQRVRDEAHRFAITYQRAKRAKRIRTSPLDDVPGLGESRKQALIKHFGSVKKLRQATIEQICEVPGLGRKTAEAVVVALAKAAPPAPAVNTATGEIMEDNEGSADD